A region from the Geobacillus vulcani PSS1 genome encodes:
- a CDS encoding 2-hydroxyacid dehydrogenase yields the protein MTKPYIFITRKLPEDVVEPLLSTAEVDMWPHEDVAVPHDVLVEKAKRATAILPMVSDSIDEAVLSAGSALKIVANMGVGYDNIDVPVATKRGIVVCNTPGVLTDTTADLTFALLLATARRLVEAAEFLKEGKWKSWSPFLLAGADVHHKTIGIVGMGNIGQAVAKRAKGFDMNILYYNRSRRPEAEEKLGAVYRPFADLLSESDFVVCLTPLTPETRHLFNREAFRQMKKSAIFINAARGAVVDEQALYEALVQGEIAAAGLDVFEHEPVAADHPLVALPNVVALPHIGSATYETRRAMMTLARDNILAVLEGRPPLTPVNRPA from the coding sequence ATGACGAAGCCGTACATATTCATTACGCGGAAATTGCCCGAGGACGTGGTCGAGCCGCTTTTGTCCACCGCCGAGGTCGACATGTGGCCGCATGAGGACGTGGCCGTGCCGCACGATGTGCTTGTGGAAAAGGCCAAGCGGGCGACGGCCATCTTGCCGATGGTGTCCGATTCGATTGATGAAGCCGTCTTGTCCGCTGGTTCGGCGCTCAAAATCGTTGCCAACATGGGAGTGGGGTATGACAACATCGATGTTCCAGTGGCGACGAAGCGCGGCATTGTCGTGTGCAACACGCCGGGCGTGTTGACCGATACGACGGCCGATTTGACGTTTGCGCTTTTATTGGCCACCGCCCGCCGCCTCGTGGAAGCGGCTGAATTTTTGAAGGAAGGGAAATGGAAAAGCTGGAGCCCGTTTTTGCTCGCCGGAGCCGACGTCCATCATAAAACGATCGGCATCGTCGGCATGGGAAACATCGGCCAGGCGGTGGCGAAGCGGGCGAAAGGGTTTGACATGAACATTTTGTATTACAACCGCTCCCGACGTCCGGAGGCGGAAGAGAAGCTTGGCGCCGTCTATCGGCCGTTTGCTGATTTGCTTTCGGAGAGCGATTTTGTCGTCTGTTTGACGCCGCTCACGCCCGAGACGCGCCATTTGTTCAACCGCGAGGCGTTTCGGCAAATGAAGAAGTCGGCGATTTTCATTAACGCGGCGCGCGGCGCGGTCGTCGATGAACAGGCGCTGTATGAGGCGCTCGTTCAAGGGGAGATCGCCGCGGCGGGATTGGATGTGTTTGAACACGAGCCGGTTGCGGCCGATCACCCGCTCGTGGCGCTGCCGAATGTCGTCGCCTTGCCGCATATCGGCAGCGCCACGTACGAAACGCGGCGGGCGATGATGACGTTGGCGCGCGACAACATCCTTGCCGTGCTTGAAGGAAGGCCGCCGTTGACGCCGGTGAATCGGCCGGCGTAA
- a CDS encoding homoserine dehydrogenase, whose protein sequence is MEKPILVGLLGLGTVGSGVVKIIENHQEKLMHQVGCPVKVKKILVRDVQKPRDVQVDPALLTTSAAEVIDDPDIDVIIEVMGGIEETKELLLRALRQGKHVVTANKDVMAVYGSELLRVAAEHQCDLFYEASVAGGIPILRSLVDGLASDRITKLMGIVNGTTNYILTNMAQNGASYEAALAEAQALGFAEADPTSDVEGLDAARKMAILARLGFSMDIDLDDVQVKGITHVTEEDLNYGKRLGYTMKLIGIAQRDGQKVEVSVQPTFLPDSHPLASVHNEYNAVYVYGEAVGETMFYGPGAGSLPTATAVVSDLVAVMKNMRLGVNGRYAVAPQYEKQLKTPAEIFSKYFLRIHVKDQVGAFAKITTLFSERGVSFEKILQLPLKEDGLAEIVIVTHDASQQDYQDILQQLGDLEIVERVQSSYRVEGEKRP, encoded by the coding sequence ATGGAAAAACCGATTTTGGTTGGCTTGTTAGGATTAGGAACCGTTGGAAGCGGCGTGGTCAAAATTATTGAAAACCACCAAGAAAAATTGATGCATCAAGTCGGGTGCCCAGTGAAGGTGAAAAAAATTCTTGTCCGGGATGTACAGAAACCGCGCGATGTCCAGGTCGATCCGGCGCTGCTGACAACGAGCGCCGCCGAGGTGATCGATGATCCGGATATTGATGTCATCATCGAAGTGATGGGCGGGATTGAGGAGACAAAAGAGCTGCTGCTGCGGGCGCTGCGCCAAGGAAAGCATGTCGTGACCGCGAACAAAGACGTCATGGCGGTCTACGGTTCAGAGTTGCTTCGGGTGGCGGCGGAGCATCAATGCGATTTGTTTTATGAAGCGAGCGTCGCCGGCGGCATTCCGATTTTGCGCAGCTTGGTCGATGGTTTGGCGTCGGACCGGATTACGAAGCTCATGGGTATTGTGAACGGGACGACGAACTACATTTTGACGAACATGGCGCAAAACGGCGCCTCCTATGAAGCGGCGCTCGCGGAAGCGCAGGCGCTCGGGTTCGCGGAAGCCGATCCGACGTCAGACGTCGAAGGGTTGGATGCGGCGCGGAAAATGGCGATTTTGGCCCGCCTTGGCTTTTCCATGGACATCGACTTGGACGATGTGCAAGTGAAAGGCATCACCCACGTGACGGAAGAAGATTTAAACTATGGGAAGCGACTCGGCTACACGATGAAATTGATCGGCATCGCCCAGCGCGACGGGCAGAAGGTCGAGGTGAGCGTTCAGCCGACGTTTTTGCCGGATTCGCATCCGTTGGCGTCCGTGCACAACGAATACAATGCGGTGTATGTATACGGCGAAGCGGTCGGGGAGACGATGTTTTACGGGCCGGGGGCCGGGAGCTTGCCGACGGCGACGGCGGTTGTCTCCGACTTGGTCGCGGTGATGAAAAACATGCGCCTTGGCGTCAACGGCCGCTATGCTGTCGCGCCGCAATATGAAAAACAGTTGAAGACGCCGGCGGAGATTTTCTCGAAATACTTTTTGCGTATTCACGTCAAAGACCAGGTCGGCGCGTTTGCCAAAATTACGACGCTGTTTTCCGAGCGCGGGGTGAGCTTTGAGAAAATTTTGCAGCTGCCGCTGAAAGAAGACGGCTTGGCGGAAATCGTCATCGTCACGCATGATGCCTCGCAGCAAGACTACCAAGACATTTTGCAGCAGCTCGGCGATTTGGAGATCGTCGAACGGGTGCAAAGCTCGTATCGGGTGGAAGGGGAGAAACGGCCATGA
- the thrC gene encoding threonine synthase produces MTWKGLLDAYGDFLPLTAATPRLSLCEGNTPLIPLPRLSEELGITLYVKVEGANPTGSFKDRGMVMAVAKAKEEGSHTIICASTGNTSASAAAYAARAGMRCLVVVPNGKIALGKLAQAAMYGADIFAIDGNFDEALNMVRRLSETAPITLVNSVNPYRIEGQKTAAFEVCDQLGRAPDVLAIPVGNAGNITAYWKGFKEYHEAKGTGLPQMRGFEAEGAAAIVRNQVIEQPETVATAIRIGNPASWEKAVEAANESRGKIDEVSDADILAAYKRLARTEGVFAEPASCAAIAGVIKQRERNEIERGSLVVAVLTGNGLKDPAIALEAAAIEPIVLPNDEQVVLEHLQGVVRA; encoded by the coding sequence ATGACATGGAAAGGGCTGCTTGACGCCTACGGCGATTTTTTGCCGCTCACGGCGGCGACGCCGAGGCTGTCGCTTTGCGAAGGGAATACGCCGCTCATCCCGCTGCCGCGGCTGTCGGAAGAGCTTGGGATTACGCTTTACGTCAAGGTCGAAGGGGCGAACCCGACTGGTTCGTTTAAAGACCGCGGCATGGTGATGGCGGTGGCGAAGGCGAAAGAGGAAGGAAGCCATACGATCATTTGCGCCTCCACCGGCAACACGTCCGCTTCAGCGGCCGCCTATGCGGCGCGCGCCGGCATGCGTTGCCTCGTCGTCGTGCCGAACGGAAAGATCGCCCTCGGCAAGTTGGCGCAAGCGGCGATGTATGGCGCAGACATTTTTGCCATTGACGGCAACTTTGATGAGGCGCTCAACATGGTGCGCCGGCTGAGCGAAACGGCGCCGATTACGCTCGTCAACTCGGTCAACCCGTACCGGATCGAAGGGCAAAAAACGGCGGCGTTTGAAGTATGCGATCAGCTTGGGCGCGCTCCGGACGTGCTCGCCATTCCGGTCGGCAACGCCGGCAACATCACCGCCTATTGGAAAGGGTTTAAGGAGTATCACGAAGCGAAAGGGACGGGCTTGCCGCAAATGCGCGGCTTTGAAGCGGAAGGAGCGGCGGCGATCGTCCGCAATCAAGTGATTGAACAGCCGGAGACGGTGGCGACGGCGATTCGCATCGGCAACCCGGCGAGCTGGGAAAAAGCGGTCGAAGCGGCGAACGAGTCGCGCGGGAAAATCGATGAAGTGAGCGATGCGGACATTTTGGCCGCCTACAAGCGGCTCGCCCGGACGGAAGGCGTGTTCGCCGAGCCGGCGTCATGCGCGGCGATCGCCGGGGTCATCAAACAGCGCGAGCGGAACGAAATTGAACGCGGCAGCCTCGTCGTCGCGGTTCTCACTGGCAACGGATTGAAAGACCCGGCCATCGCCTTGGAGGCCGCGGCGATCGAACCGATCGTGCTGCCGAACGATGAACAAGTTGTCTTGGAGCATTTGCAAGGGGTTGTCCGGGCATGA
- the thrB gene encoding homoserine kinase has product MKEDEMLKIVVPGSTANLGPGFDSIGLAINRYLTLDVRLADVWSFAPKTAEVSGIPRGTDNLVYQVAAETADVYGRRLPSCSVEVSSDIPFTRGLGSSAAAVVAGIELADALLGLQLSREQKMELAARYEGHPDNVGASLYGGLVIGCCRGSGVDVVHIPQLDVELVAIIPEYELETKKARGQLPEQWPRERAVEASAVSNVLVAALLTKNWKLAGRMMAADLFHQPYRKPLVPELERAEALAEEYGAIGAALSGAGPTVLVFAEPGQGERLARRLHPHFPACEIARLSVEPRGSRVYKLALEA; this is encoded by the coding sequence ATGAAAGAAGACGAGATGTTGAAGATCGTCGTCCCGGGAAGCACGGCGAACTTAGGGCCTGGGTTTGACTCGATCGGGCTCGCGATCAATCGCTATTTGACGCTTGACGTCCGCTTGGCGGATGTGTGGTCGTTTGCGCCGAAAACGGCGGAAGTGAGCGGCATTCCGCGCGGGACGGACAATTTGGTGTATCAAGTGGCGGCGGAGACGGCGGATGTTTACGGCCGCCGGCTGCCGAGCTGCTCGGTGGAAGTGTCCAGCGACATTCCGTTTACGCGCGGGCTCGGGAGCAGCGCGGCGGCGGTCGTCGCCGGCATTGAGCTTGCCGACGCGCTGCTTGGGCTTCAGTTGTCGCGCGAACAAAAGATGGAGCTGGCCGCTCGCTATGAAGGCCACCCGGACAATGTCGGCGCCTCGTTGTACGGGGGGCTGGTCATCGGCTGCTGCCGCGGTTCGGGCGTCGATGTCGTCCATATTCCACAATTGGATGTGGAGCTTGTCGCTATTATTCCGGAGTATGAACTAGAAACGAAAAAGGCGCGCGGACAGCTGCCGGAGCAATGGCCGAGAGAGCGCGCTGTCGAGGCGAGCGCCGTCAGCAACGTTCTTGTCGCCGCGTTGCTCACAAAAAACTGGAAGCTGGCCGGCCGGATGATGGCGGCTGATTTGTTCCACCAGCCGTACCGAAAACCGCTCGTTCCAGAACTCGAGCGGGCCGAGGCGCTCGCTGAGGAATACGGGGCGATCGGCGCGGCGCTGAGCGGAGCGGGGCCGACGGTGCTCGTCTTTGCCGAACCAGGCCAAGGAGAGCGGCTCGCGCGCCGGCTGCACCCGCATTTTCCGGCGTGCGAAATCGCGCGTCTTTCCGTCGAGCCGCGCGGCAGCCGCGTCTACAAACTGGCGCTTGAAGCTTGA
- a CDS encoding NifU family protein, translating into MEMTDQEIKEQVQEVLDKLRPFLLRDGGDCELVDVEDGVVKLRLLGACGSCPSSTITLKAGIERALFEEVPGVVEVEQVF; encoded by the coding sequence ATGGAAATGACGGATCAAGAAATCAAAGAACAAGTGCAAGAAGTTTTAGATAAACTGCGTCCATTCCTGCTTCGCGACGGCGGCGACTGCGAACTCGTCGATGTCGAAGACGGCGTAGTCAAACTTCGCCTCCTCGGCGCGTGCGGCAGCTGCCCGAGCTCGACGATTACGCTCAAAGCCGGAATTGAGCGCGCTTTGTTTGAAGAAGTGCCGGGCGTCGTCGAAGTGGAACAAGTGTTTTAA
- a CDS encoding YuzD family protein → MTFKPVEICVYGADVICPACVQLPSSKETYEWLEAALRRKYPGQPFVMTYVDIFAPPADDEEKRELAQTIVEEDWVYPVVVIEGNVVAEGNPRLKAICAEMEKFGYQPSAPEGKKAE, encoded by the coding sequence ATGACATTCAAGCCGGTTGAAATTTGTGTGTACGGGGCCGACGTCATTTGCCCGGCATGCGTGCAGTTGCCGTCGTCGAAAGAAACGTACGAGTGGCTCGAGGCCGCGCTGCGCCGCAAGTATCCCGGTCAGCCGTTTGTGATGACGTACGTCGACATTTTTGCGCCGCCGGCCGATGACGAGGAGAAGCGGGAGCTCGCGCAGACGATTGTCGAAGAAGATTGGGTGTATCCGGTCGTGGTGATCGAAGGCAATGTCGTCGCCGAAGGCAACCCGCGGCTCAAGGCGATTTGTGCAGAAATGGAAAAATTCGGGTATCAACCGTCGGCGCCGGAAGGGAAAAAGGCGGAATGA
- a CDS encoding NAD(P)/FAD-dependent oxidoreductase — protein sequence MRQLVLLGGGYGNMRILQRILPDGLPNDIHILLIDRVPYHCLKTEYYALAAGTVSDHHIRVPFPEHPQLTYQFGEVVSIDLDKQLVHLKDGSNVRYDEVVIGLGCEDKYHGVPGAEAHTYSIQSIDKARAAYEALNNLPPKATVGIVGAGLSGVELASELAESRPDLHIKLFDRGERILPMFPKRLSDYVEGWFVEHKVEIVRNSNVTKVESGVLYNHDEPVECDVIVWTAGIQPNRVVRELNVEKDKQGRVVLTKRHHIPGYENAYVVGDCASLPHSPSAQLAEAQAEQIVQVLQKRWNGEEPPSEFPPIKLKGILGSLGKKHGFGLLADRPLTGRVPRLLKSGILWMYKHHHGY from the coding sequence ATGAGACAACTTGTATTGCTTGGCGGAGGATACGGCAATATGCGCATTTTGCAGCGCATCCTCCCGGACGGATTGCCAAACGACATTCATATTCTCCTCATCGACCGCGTTCCGTATCATTGTCTAAAAACGGAATATTACGCGTTGGCCGCGGGGACGGTCAGCGACCATCACATCCGCGTCCCGTTTCCGGAACATCCGCAGCTGACGTACCAATTCGGCGAAGTCGTCTCCATTGATCTCGACAAGCAGCTCGTCCATTTAAAGGATGGGAGCAACGTCCGCTACGACGAGGTCGTGATCGGGCTGGGCTGCGAAGACAAATACCATGGGGTGCCTGGCGCCGAAGCGCATACGTACAGCATCCAGTCGATCGACAAAGCGCGGGCCGCTTACGAAGCGTTGAACAACTTGCCGCCGAAAGCGACGGTCGGCATCGTCGGCGCGGGATTGAGCGGCGTCGAACTGGCCAGCGAACTGGCCGAGAGCCGTCCGGACTTGCACATTAAACTCTTTGACCGCGGTGAGCGCATTTTGCCGATGTTTCCGAAACGGTTGAGCGATTATGTAGAAGGCTGGTTCGTTGAACACAAGGTGGAAATCGTCCGCAACTCCAACGTAACGAAAGTCGAATCTGGCGTCTTGTACAACCACGACGAACCGGTGGAATGCGATGTCATTGTCTGGACGGCCGGCATTCAACCCAACCGAGTCGTCCGCGAGCTGAATGTCGAAAAGGACAAGCAAGGCCGCGTCGTGCTGACGAAGCGACATCACATCCCCGGCTATGAAAACGCCTACGTCGTCGGCGACTGTGCAAGCCTGCCGCACTCGCCAAGCGCCCAACTTGCCGAAGCGCAAGCCGAGCAAATCGTCCAAGTGCTGCAAAAACGGTGGAACGGCGAAGAACCGCCGAGCGAATTCCCGCCGATCAAATTAAAAGGCATTCTCGGTTCGCTCGGCAAAAAGCACGGCTTCGGCCTGCTCGCCGACCGCCCGCTCACCGGCCGGGTGCCGCGTTTGTTGAAATCAGGCATTTTGTGGATGTATAAGCACCACCATGGGTACTGA
- a CDS encoding YuzB family protein, producing MLPIIEFCISNLASGSHKAMELLEKDPNLDIIEYSCLSYCTRCAETPFALVNGEFVSGETPEQLVENIYRHLEENPMF from the coding sequence ATATTGCCCATCATCGAATTTTGCATCAGCAACTTAGCGAGCGGGTCGCACAAAGCGATGGAACTGCTCGAAAAAGACCCGAACTTGGACATTATCGAATACAGCTGCTTAAGCTATTGCACTCGCTGCGCGGAAACGCCGTTTGCGCTCGTCAACGGCGAGTTTGTCAGCGGGGAAACGCCTGAGCAGCTTGTGGAAAATATTTACCGGCATCTCGAGGAAAATCCAATGTTTTAG
- the dapF gene encoding diaminopimelate epimerase gives MRSFSFTKMHGLGNNYIYVDLFRETLPEEELPAIARSVADVHTGIGSDGLILICPSEKAPVKMRIFNSDGSEGKNCGNGLRCVAKYAYEHGIVRDRTFLIETLSGLVEAHVVVADGEVTSVTVDMGEPRLERSAIPMVGPKAERVVAEPFSIAGGEYEITAVSMGNPHVIFYVDDIQKAPVTTLGPLVEKDPRFPEGVNVEFVEVVNERELHFRVWERGSGVTQACGTGACAAVVASVLNGKTARGEETVVHLAGGDLTIVWEYDGRVRMTGPAETVCTGVYYYRGGRNG, from the coding sequence GTGCGCTCGTTTTCGTTTACGAAAATGCATGGATTGGGTAATAACTACATATACGTTGATCTGTTCCGGGAAACATTGCCCGAGGAGGAGCTGCCGGCGATCGCCCGCAGCGTCGCCGACGTTCACACGGGCATCGGCTCCGACGGCTTGATTCTCATTTGCCCATCGGAGAAAGCGCCAGTCAAAATGCGCATTTTTAATAGCGACGGCTCGGAAGGGAAAAACTGCGGCAACGGCTTGCGTTGCGTGGCGAAATACGCGTACGAGCACGGCATCGTCCGCGACCGCACCTTTTTGATTGAAACGCTTTCCGGGCTGGTCGAAGCCCATGTTGTAGTGGCAGATGGCGAAGTGACAAGCGTGACGGTCGATATGGGCGAGCCGCGTCTTGAGCGCAGCGCCATTCCGATGGTTGGACCAAAAGCGGAGCGAGTCGTCGCCGAGCCGTTTTCCATCGCTGGGGGTGAATATGAAATTACGGCGGTGTCCATGGGCAACCCGCATGTGATCTTTTACGTCGATGACATCCAAAAAGCGCCGGTGACGACGCTTGGTCCGCTCGTCGAAAAAGATCCGCGCTTTCCAGAAGGGGTGAACGTCGAATTTGTCGAAGTAGTGAACGAGCGCGAGCTTCATTTTCGCGTCTGGGAGCGCGGCTCCGGCGTGACGCAGGCGTGCGGAACCGGGGCGTGTGCGGCAGTCGTCGCCTCCGTGCTAAACGGCAAAACGGCTCGCGGGGAGGAAACGGTCGTTCATTTGGCCGGCGGAGATTTAACAATTGTATGGGAGTATGACGGGCGCGTGCGCATGACCGGTCCGGCAGAGACGGTGTGCACCGGCGTTTATTACTACCGAGGCGGGCGGAACGGTTGA
- a CDS encoding HesB/IscA family protein — protein MAEAVITLTEAAAFQIKDMMKEQEEEGAYLRVGVHGGGCSGLSYGMGFDHERREDDIEFEQHGIKILVDRDSAPILRGTIIDYKQSLLGGGFTINNPNAIATCGCGSSFRTATNAGTPEQC, from the coding sequence ATGGCGGAAGCAGTCATTACGCTGACCGAAGCGGCAGCGTTTCAAATCAAGGATATGATGAAAGAGCAGGAAGAAGAGGGGGCGTACTTGCGGGTCGGCGTCCATGGCGGCGGTTGCAGCGGGCTTTCGTACGGCATGGGCTTTGACCATGAGCGGCGCGAGGATGACATCGAATTTGAGCAGCACGGCATCAAAATTTTGGTCGACCGCGACAGCGCGCCGATTTTACGCGGCACGATCATCGATTACAAGCAGTCTTTGCTTGGCGGTGGGTTTACGATCAACAATCCGAACGCTATTGCGACGTGCGGCTGCGGCTCATCGTTCCGCACAGCGACGAACGCCGGCACGCCGGAACAATGTTAG
- a CDS encoding tyrosine-type recombinase/integrase, which translates to MALKRKKRRAIGRVNDKQYPKLTLDQALDLVIAGKRAEGLRERTLQDYTKSWGYFTEWLKKSYPEIETVDQLTTEIFRNYINYMKYDARKYDGHRFIDAEKQSVGLSDTTINIRLRVFRAFFNYLEKEELIEFNPMDNIKLLRQDIDLTNCFTDEEVKELLRQPNQRDYVGFRDFVAMNLLLDSGLRIGELVNLRVGDIDFKTRFITINGDKSKNRRPRLVPISAYVSKLLLQLINENQEHFKTDRIFLSCYGEPLGENHLNKRLKYYAEKAGIKGKKTTAHVYRHTWAKNMILNGCDAFTLQKMGGWADIRTMRRYIQMDIEDMRRSHDDFSPISRLKKRVN; encoded by the coding sequence TTGGCTTTAAAGCGAAAGAAAAGGCGAGCGATTGGACGTGTAAATGATAAACAATATCCGAAATTGACGTTAGACCAAGCTCTCGATTTAGTCATCGCTGGGAAACGAGCAGAGGGATTACGTGAACGAACATTACAAGATTACACAAAGTCCTGGGGGTATTTTACTGAATGGTTGAAGAAAAGTTACCCGGAAATTGAAACAGTCGACCAACTAACTACGGAAATTTTTAGAAATTACATTAACTACATGAAATACGACGCGAGGAAATATGACGGGCATAGATTTATCGATGCTGAAAAACAAAGTGTTGGACTATCGGACACTACGATTAATATCCGATTACGCGTTTTCCGTGCTTTCTTTAATTATTTGGAGAAGGAAGAACTTATCGAGTTTAACCCGATGGACAATATAAAACTCTTGCGTCAAGACATCGATTTAACTAACTGCTTTACCGACGAAGAAGTCAAAGAATTACTCCGACAACCGAATCAAAGAGATTATGTTGGTTTCCGCGATTTCGTGGCGATGAATCTTTTGCTCGATAGTGGCCTGCGTATCGGGGAGTTAGTCAATTTACGGGTCGGAGATATTGATTTTAAGACTCGCTTTATTACGATAAACGGGGACAAAAGCAAAAACCGCAGACCGCGTTTAGTACCGATTTCAGCCTATGTAAGCAAATTGTTATTACAACTGATCAATGAAAATCAAGAGCATTTCAAGACGGATCGAATTTTTCTTTCTTGCTATGGTGAACCTCTAGGAGAAAACCATCTTAACAAACGACTCAAGTATTATGCGGAAAAAGCCGGAATCAAAGGCAAGAAAACAACGGCACATGTTTATCGACATACATGGGCTAAAAACATGATTTTGAATGGTTGCGACGCTTTTACCCTTCAAAAAATGGGGGGCTGGGCCGACATTCGTACAATGCGTCGCTATATTCAAATGGACATAGAAGATATGCGGAGAAGTCACGACGATTTTTCGCCTATAAGTCGATTAAAGAAACGAGTTAATTAA
- a CDS encoding helix-turn-helix domain-containing protein, which translates to MRLSNANYTQYRELQSFDCVQAMNRTIRQFLYTHGHELSESAVEVLKTLSRHACDIVGVAFPKVETLAKLVGKSVRTVQRALATLEQYGIIKRIPTIRTNGKHRGGNGHNVYVIQPIENVKELPADTVDTPRVTPQMSPRQEASDADVPSAQAAQKPAETMLGETMYSRLKDKNKDDMTLEPSEPTLEQLDESFTPDIVPEEFVNTVAPFFRSADAIFELYRRVLIAHRRSKLDKPVEDVIGTVIKAFKQTVFAQKRGRIRSTFNGYFYRILEAMLAVERRREVGGLYDFLALEA; encoded by the coding sequence ATGAGATTGTCAAACGCGAACTATACGCAATACCGAGAATTACAGTCATTCGATTGTGTTCAAGCGATGAACCGTACGATCAGACAATTTCTATATACACACGGCCACGAATTAAGCGAATCGGCCGTCGAAGTGTTAAAAACGTTAAGCCGACATGCCTGCGATATTGTTGGCGTTGCATTTCCGAAAGTTGAAACGCTCGCTAAATTGGTCGGCAAAAGCGTTCGAACGGTCCAGCGCGCTCTAGCCACGCTTGAGCAATACGGAATTATTAAGCGTATCCCAACGATTCGCACAAACGGCAAGCACAGAGGCGGCAACGGTCACAATGTGTACGTGATTCAGCCGATCGAGAACGTGAAAGAATTGCCGGCCGACACGGTTGACACCCCGCGTGTCACCCCGCAAATGTCACCGCGCCAAGAGGCGTCCGATGCCGATGTACCAAGCGCTCAAGCTGCGCAAAAGCCAGCCGAAACTATGCTTGGTGAAACTATGTATTCAAGATTGAAAGATAAAAATAAAGACGATATGACGTTAGAACCGTCAGAGCCGACGCTTGAACAATTAGACGAATCATTTACGCCGGATATTGTGCCGGAGGAGTTCGTGAATACAGTTGCGCCATTTTTCCGATCAGCTGACGCTATTTTCGAATTGTACCGGCGTGTATTAATCGCTCACCGACGCAGTAAGCTCGATAAACCGGTCGAGGACGTAATCGGCACGGTCATTAAGGCGTTCAAGCAAACGGTTTTTGCGCAAAAAAGGGGACGTATCCGGTCGACGTTTAACGGCTATTTCTACCGAATTTTAGAAGCGATGCTGGCCGTTGAGCGTCGGCGCGAAGTCGGTGGGCTATACGATTTTTTGGCGCTTGAAGCATAA
- a CDS encoding phBC6A51 family helix-turn-helix protein, producing the protein MAKRGRPRQPLDERHRYAIMMLVWGMRTKEEIAEELGISRMALWKWEQREDFREAYEKEYREMVRKLQRAKKAPRKRA; encoded by the coding sequence ATGGCGAAAAGAGGACGGCCTCGACAACCGTTAGACGAACGCCACCGGTACGCGATTATGATGCTCGTTTGGGGCATGCGCACGAAAGAAGAAATCGCCGAAGAACTCGGCATTTCTCGCATGGCGCTTTGGAAGTGGGAACAGCGCGAGGACTTTCGGGAAGCATACGAAAAGGAATATCGCGAGATGGTTCGGAAGCTACAACGAGCGAAAAAAGCGCCCCGCAAACGTGCATAA
- a CDS encoding tyrosine-type recombinase/integrase produces the protein MKKVAYKYEYKYDEFIGYLKSNGKSDNTIKSYIAALSKFDEWLNEREGSLADLTRYDVQSYIKALEQAGKKASTINSVFVAIRVYCRFLGREELIDNISVPKQQSVLNIAPKSLEENELARVLRQVEKDARKLGGSYKKTGLRDLAIVYTLVFTGVRVSELVALNVTDVELSDRKGTLFVRKGKGDKAREIPLAREVRHYLREYLASRNDDNEALFVSNYGERIAVRTVQHLLAKYDIHPHLLRHTFIRKLVSEGVDIATAADLAGHNDINVTRRYSKPTPNDLRKAIEKAFS, from the coding sequence ATGAAAAAAGTTGCGTATAAATACGAGTATAAATACGATGAGTTTATCGGTTACTTGAAATCGAACGGAAAAAGCGACAACACGATCAAATCATACATCGCAGCGTTAAGCAAGTTCGACGAATGGCTAAACGAACGCGAAGGCTCACTGGCGGACCTAACTCGCTACGACGTGCAATCGTACATAAAAGCGCTAGAACAAGCCGGCAAAAAAGCGTCGACCATTAACAGTGTATTCGTTGCTATTCGCGTTTATTGCCGTTTTCTTGGCCGCGAGGAGCTAATCGATAACATCTCCGTGCCGAAGCAACAAAGCGTATTGAACATTGCGCCTAAATCACTTGAAGAAAACGAGCTGGCGCGTGTGTTGCGGCAAGTCGAAAAGGACGCCCGCAAGTTAGGCGGCTCTTACAAAAAGACGGGCTTGCGCGACCTCGCTATCGTTTACACGCTTGTATTCACCGGCGTTCGTGTGTCGGAATTAGTTGCGCTTAACGTGACCGACGTTGAGTTAAGCGACCGCAAAGGCACGCTGTTCGTCCGCAAAGGTAAAGGCGACAAAGCCCGCGAAATTCCGTTAGCGCGTGAGGTGCGTCATTACTTGCGCGAATACTTGGCCAGCCGCAACGACGACAACGAGGCGCTATTCGTCAGCAATTACGGCGAGCGCATCGCTGTTCGCACGGTCCAACACTTGCTTGCGAAATACGATATTCACCCGCATTTGTTGCGTCACACGTTTATCCGCAAGCTAGTCAGCGAGGGCGTTGACATAGCGACAGCAGCCGATTTAGCCGGACACAACGACATTAACGTGACAAGACGATACAGCAAACCGACACCAAACGATCTACGCAAGGCAATTGAGAAGGCGTTCAGCTAA